ACCCTTTTTCGTAATTATATTAATGACTCCTGCCGCCGCCTGTCCGCCATATTGAGCAGACGAAGCCCCTTTCAAGACTTCGATTCTTTCAATATTCTCAGAAGGAATCTGATATACATTGGCATAGCCGGAACCCGGGTCATTTGCCGGAATGCCGTCGATCAACAGAAGAATTCCTGACGATGCAACCTTTGGAGGCGCCACAGTCCTGCCTCTGATTTTTATTGTCCTTGAAAAATCGCTACCACCTGATTCTACCTGTACCCCTGGTGTATTCATAATCAAATCGGACGCATTAGTGGCAACCGGCACCTTTTCCAAATCTTTGGATGATACGACAGAAACAGTTGCTGTTGTCTTTGAAAGAGGCACAGTAAGCTTTTCCCCTGTCACAACTACTTCTTCACCCATAAATGCCGCTTCTTCCTCCATAGGAAAATTTACCTTTGTCTTTTCTCCTTCAACGACAACTACATTTACTGCAGTTGCAACTTTATATCCTAAGAATTCAGCTAATAGTTTGTATGTACCTTCGGGTATTTGAATCTCATATTCCCCTTTTTCATCGGTAAAGGTAATAATATCAGTGCCATCAACTGTTATGGTTACACCGGGCAATGGCTGTCCACTTTTCTTGTCAGTGACTTTTCCCTTTATGATTCCATTGCCTTCAGCGTAAACAGAACCAAATGAAAAAACAGAAAGGATAACTAAAAGAATAAATGATACTTTGAAAAATCTTGGGAATGCTTTTTGGATAGACATATTATTTCCTCCAGTATTTCTGGTAGACAACAATATAATGCCTCAATAATTAAAAAGAAATTATACAAAAAGATACACTCAAACTTTTCATTGAACTAACTATAGCACCCCAAAGAAAAATTAGTCAACAAAAATTGAGTAGCTACTCGATTTTTTTATTGCACTTCATTCATAAATTTTTAAGAATGAATAAAGATTGTAAACACTAATTTTTTTTGGAGGGATATAAAATGACAATGCTTCCTGATGTTTTTTTAAACTATGCTTATTATTGGAGAAGGAAATGGGCTATTGAGATGAGTGAGCTTCAAGGACCTCCAAATCCTCATAAAATGCTTGTTGATACTACACGAATCCTGCCAAGCATCTGCACTTCGATTAAAAAAGAAGATGGTACGATTATCACCAATGCAAAAGTAATAGGTGCAGGCTTTGTACCAAAAGAAGAACATATGATAAAGATTACAAAAATCTTTAAAGAGCATATTAAAAAAGAAGGAATGGATGCAGCCAATACAGTAGCTTTTGGACGCCACGAGCTCCAAACAAAAGAAGACCGTGCAAAGATGCGTGAATTTCAAAAAAAATCACTTAAGCTCTTAATAGAACATCTCTATTTTGAAAAAGATGAAGCACCAAACAAAATGGATTTTACCAAACTATGTACAATTGAGCTTGGGAACCAATATCCGGGAAAGCCGGCGCATACATGGAATTATGTTCAAGAGAATAAAAAAGGCACCCTTCTCTATTTTACACCTCCTGTTTTAAGTTATGAGATAAGATGCAATATAGAAATTCACACCGAAGGTCCTTACTTTGATTTTATCCATGCCGTTCATGATGTTTATTTTGGGGAAGATCCAAGTGAAATGGAGCTTCCTACTTATATTTTCAATGTTGAAGAAGTCTATGACAATAGCGCTACACCTCAGGGCTACGGAAAACAGATTGCATAAGATTTGAAAAACTTTTTAAATATATGAAGAGCTGGAAAAGAAATTAATCTCTTTTCCAGCCATTTTATTTAATGAAGAAAGAAAAAAAATTTCTTGGCATTCATATTGCTGAAGATTTAAAAACTTACAATTTCGTAGGTATCTATCTGATTTGCGCAATTTTGATGCTTGCCTATATGATACCAACTATAGCACTTCCCCGCTTCTTGAAGGAGACAATAGGTGTAGGAGATAAAAATTTTGGCACCATAAATTCTGCAATTCAGATTATTGGTTCTCTTACTAATATCTTTTTTCTTGGTTATGTGGGATTCTTATCTGACCGTTTTGGAAGGAAGATACTTCTTTCATACGGAATGCTTTGCGCGGCTCTATCTTTCATTATATATTCTCTACCTCCTTATTTTTCCTCTGTATTTGGAATATCTCCACTTCTATTCGTCTTCATATTTCATTTCTTCTTTTCCCTATCAATGACTTTCGCTTTTCCTCAGATGATTACCATAACAGCTGACTATACAAATTTCAAAAGCCGCGGCAAAGCAATGGCAGTTGCATCGACTATGATGGGAATAGGAGTAACAGGATCCTTTTTTATCTTTTCAAAATTACAAGACTCCTTTGGTGTCCTTTCATTGTTTTTTATAGGGGCAGGTGTGTGCTTCGTCACTTTTCTCATCGCTAAATTTATGGTTGTTGATAGATTCGTAGAAAAACATAAAAAAAATAAAGAAACGAAAACTTCTGCAAAACAAAATTGGAAGATAGTTTTAGAAGAGCTTAAAACAAACAAAGGACTTACATTCTGCATAGTATCTACCTTCCCCGCATCAGTTGATAGAATAATCCTTGGTATTTTTATATTCATCTGGGCAGTGCAAAGCGCTCCTGATTATGGACTGAGCCATGCGAAAGCAACTGCTATGGCAGGTATTGTAGTGGGGCTTTCAAGTTTATGTGCTCTTATATCAACACCTTTTTGGGGAATAGCAGCAGACAGAATCAGCAGAATGCCAATAGTCGTTTTAGGACTCTTTTTGAAAGGCACAGGATTTCTTTTGATAGGATTTTCTTCAAGCCCCTTTTCCCTTCAAGTAAAGCTTGCCGGAATTCTCACAGGGCTTGGTGTAGCAGCAGTATCAGTTGGCACTACAACTCTGACAGCAGACCTTTCTCCTAAGAAGATTCTTGGCTCAGTTCTTGGCGTCTCAAATACTGTGGGGTCCTTAGGCACCTTGACCTTTGTTCAACTTGGAGGAATAATTTTTGACTGGATAAGTCATTCATCTCCATTTGCTCTTGTCGGTATTGCCGACGCTGCTGCATTGATTTACGGGCTTTCAGTTTGGAAAGACATTCCAAAAATCAATAAACACAGCGATTTCAGAGATAGCCACTATTGATTATCATTCTTTCTTGCTAATCATAGCTTCTTCACTTTTAGAAAAAATTTGACAGCCCTTTTCTCAATGTTTAAAAAAATATCTGTTTAAGAGAGAAGAAAATGCCTAAAAATATGGACAGAAGAAATTTCCTTAAAACAACTTATCGTGCAGTATTGGGTGCCGGTGGTACTGCTCTTCTTGGATATTACTATTTAGGAAAAGAAACTGTAAAAAATAGAGCTACATCTATTCAAAAAAGAGATTATTCTGTGCCTCCTGTCGATGCACTGCCTGACCTATCAATAGTGGAAGGAGACGATATTGAGAAGATGGTTGATAGAGGAATAAATCTAATAGGAGGCATTGAAAGATTTATTTCTAAAGGCGACAAAGTAACCATAAAACCAAATATCGGATGGGATAGGGTCCCTGAGCAGGCGGCAAATACAAATCCTGATTTGGTAAAAAAAGTAGTTGAATTGTGCCTCAATGCAGGCGCAGAAAAGGTGATTGTCGTTGATATATCCTGCAATGATCCTGTTCGATGTTATCAGAGAAGCGGTATTGCCGCAAAAGCATTGGAAGCAGGCGCTGTAGTCTCAATTCCAAAAGAAAGAAATTTCAGACGATTGAAAATCAATGGTTCAGTATTGGATGAATGGCCTGTATATAAGGATTTCATTGAAACTGATAAAGTAATAAATATCCCCATAGCAAAACACCATAATCTTACAGGCCTTACTATGGGGTTGAAAAACTGGTACGGTATTTTGGGTGGCAGGCGCGAAGCCTTACATCAGAAGATAGATGAAAGCATAGCAGACCTTGCTTCCTTTATTCAGCCAACCTTAACTATCCTCGACGCCTATAGAATTCTTTTGAGGAATGGACCGCAAGGAGGAAGTCTCGATGATGTGGCATTGAAAAAAACAATAGCTTTTTCTACTGATCAAGTGGCAATAGACGCCTTCGGAGCAACATTGTTTGGATTAAAACCGGAAAGTCTTGGATTCTTGAAAGTTTCCTATATGCGCGGCATTGGAGAAATTGATTTAACAAAGATAAAAATAGCGAGGGAAAAAATCTGATTGGCAATAAGATCAAAATAATTCGAATATTAAGAATAGTATCTCAAATTTCTTTTCTTCTCCTCTTTCTTTTTTTGATCTTTAAAAGTGAATTCAAGGGAAGCTTCAACACAGGAGAAGTAAAGGAAATTACAATCGGCTATCCGGTGGCTATTTTTCTTGAATCAGACCCTCTTAACGGAATTACCACTATTTTATCGACAGGCGTCCTCTATGAAGGTATGAAGTGGTGCATAGTAGTGCTAATACTTTCCATTCTTTTCGGAAGGTTTGTCTGCGGATGGGTTTGTCCACTTGGCACATTGAATCATCTATTTGGACTGGTTTTTACTGAAAAGAAAAAAGCTCAAAGAATAAATGAAAACAGATACAGGGAATCCTTCAAAATCAAATATTACATTCTTCTAATAATAATTGCATCAGCACTCTGCACATCTCTTCTTACTGGGTTTATGGATCCTATATCGCTTTTGACACGGTCGCTTGTAACATCGGTAATCCCTGTCCTAAACATTATTGTCAGATGGGCTCTCGATAT
The DNA window shown above is from Candidatus Schekmanbacteria bacterium and carries:
- a CDS encoding MFS transporter; the protein is MKKEKKFLGIHIAEDLKTYNFVGIYLICAILMLAYMIPTIALPRFLKETIGVGDKNFGTINSAIQIIGSLTNIFFLGYVGFLSDRFGRKILLSYGMLCAALSFIIYSLPPYFSSVFGISPLLFVFIFHFFFSLSMTFAFPQMITITADYTNFKSRGKAMAVASTMMGIGVTGSFFIFSKLQDSFGVLSLFFIGAGVCFVTFLIAKFMVVDRFVEKHKKNKETKTSAKQNWKIVLEELKTNKGLTFCIVSTFPASVDRIILGIFIFIWAVQSAPDYGLSHAKATAMAGIVVGLSSLCALISTPFWGIAADRISRMPIVVLGLFLKGTGFLLIGFSSSPFSLQVKLAGILTGLGVAAVSVGTTTLTADLSPKKILGSVLGVSNTVGSLGTLTFVQLGGIIFDWISHSSPFALVGIADAAALIYGLSVWKDIPKINKHSDFRDSHY
- a CDS encoding DUF362 domain-containing protein, whose translation is MPKNMDRRNFLKTTYRAVLGAGGTALLGYYYLGKETVKNRATSIQKRDYSVPPVDALPDLSIVEGDDIEKMVDRGINLIGGIERFISKGDKVTIKPNIGWDRVPEQAANTNPDLVKKVVELCLNAGAEKVIVVDISCNDPVRCYQRSGIAAKALEAGAVVSIPKERNFRRLKINGSVLDEWPVYKDFIETDKVINIPIAKHHNLTGLTMGLKNWYGILGGRREALHQKIDESIADLASFIQPTLTILDAYRILLRNGPQGGSLDDVALKKTIAFSTDQVAIDAFGATLFGLKPESLGFLKVSYMRGIGEIDLTKIKIAREKI